In Bombus pyrosoma isolate SC7728 linkage group LG2, ASM1482585v1, whole genome shotgun sequence, a genomic segment contains:
- the LOC122577774 gene encoding 60S ribosomal protein L11 isoform X1, whose amino-acid sequence MTVRRGLSACSRDVKKVAAKKVRKEPKDSSKNVMREVRIRKLCLNICVGESGDRLTRAAKVLEQLTGQQPVFSKARYTVRSFGIRRNEKIAVHCTVRGAKAEEILERGLKVREYELRKENFSGTGNFGFGIQEHIDLGIKYDPSIGIYGLDFYVVLGRPGFNVAHRRRKTGKVGFQHRLTKEDAMKWFQQKYDGIIIAGKK is encoded by the exons ATGACAGTTAGGCGAGGTTTATCAGCATGTTCGCGA GATGTAAAAAAAGTGGCAGCAAAAAAAGTGCGGAAGGAGCCAAAGGATTCATCCAAGAATGTGATGCGTGAAGTACGCATTCGTAAACTTTGTTTAAACATCTGTGTCGGTGAATCTGGTGATAGACTCACTCGTGCTGCAAAG gTGTTGGAACAATTAACTGGACAGCAACCTGTTTTTTCTAAAGCAAGATACACTGTGCGTTCATTTGGCATTCGCcgtaatgaaaaaattgcagTACATTGTACAGTACGAGGTGCTAAAGCAGAGGAAATTCTTGAACGTGGATTGAAG gtACGAGAATATgaattgagaaaagaaaacttcTCTGGCACTGGAAACTTCGGTTTTGGTATTCAAGAACACATTGACTTAGGAATTAAATATGACCCTAGCATTGGTATTTATGGCTTGGATTTCTATGTTGTACTTGGACGACCAG GTTTCAATGTAGCTCACAGGAGGAGGAAAACTGGGAAAGTCGGTTTCCAACATAGACTTACCAAAGAAGATGCAATGAAATGGTTTCAACAGAAGTATGACGGTATTATTATAGCTGGGAAgaagtaa
- the LOC122577774 gene encoding 60S ribosomal protein L11 isoform X3 has product MADVKKVAAKKVRKEPKDSSKNVMREVRIRKLCLNICVGESGDRLTRAAKVLEQLTGQQPVFSKARYTVRSFGIRRNEKIAVHCTVRGAKAEEILERGLKVREYELRKENFSGTGNFGFGIQEHIDLGIKYDPSIGIYGLDFYVVLGRPGFNVAHRRRKTGKVGFQHRLTKEDAMKWFQQKYDGIIIAGKK; this is encoded by the exons ATGGCG GATGTAAAAAAAGTGGCAGCAAAAAAAGTGCGGAAGGAGCCAAAGGATTCATCCAAGAATGTGATGCGTGAAGTACGCATTCGTAAACTTTGTTTAAACATCTGTGTCGGTGAATCTGGTGATAGACTCACTCGTGCTGCAAAG gTGTTGGAACAATTAACTGGACAGCAACCTGTTTTTTCTAAAGCAAGATACACTGTGCGTTCATTTGGCATTCGCcgtaatgaaaaaattgcagTACATTGTACAGTACGAGGTGCTAAAGCAGAGGAAATTCTTGAACGTGGATTGAAG gtACGAGAATATgaattgagaaaagaaaacttcTCTGGCACTGGAAACTTCGGTTTTGGTATTCAAGAACACATTGACTTAGGAATTAAATATGACCCTAGCATTGGTATTTATGGCTTGGATTTCTATGTTGTACTTGGACGACCAG GTTTCAATGTAGCTCACAGGAGGAGGAAAACTGGGAAAGTCGGTTTCCAACATAGACTTACCAAAGAAGATGCAATGAAATGGTTTCAACAGAAGTATGACGGTATTATTATAGCTGGGAAgaagtaa
- the LOC122577774 gene encoding 60S ribosomal protein L11 isoform X4, producing the protein MFDVKKVAAKKVRKEPKDSSKNVMREVRIRKLCLNICVGESGDRLTRAAKVLEQLTGQQPVFSKARYTVRSFGIRRNEKIAVHCTVRGAKAEEILERGLKVREYELRKENFSGTGNFGFGIQEHIDLGIKYDPSIGIYGLDFYVVLGRPGFNVAHRRRKTGKVGFQHRLTKEDAMKWFQQKYDGIIIAGKK; encoded by the exons ATGTTC GATGTAAAAAAAGTGGCAGCAAAAAAAGTGCGGAAGGAGCCAAAGGATTCATCCAAGAATGTGATGCGTGAAGTACGCATTCGTAAACTTTGTTTAAACATCTGTGTCGGTGAATCTGGTGATAGACTCACTCGTGCTGCAAAG gTGTTGGAACAATTAACTGGACAGCAACCTGTTTTTTCTAAAGCAAGATACACTGTGCGTTCATTTGGCATTCGCcgtaatgaaaaaattgcagTACATTGTACAGTACGAGGTGCTAAAGCAGAGGAAATTCTTGAACGTGGATTGAAG gtACGAGAATATgaattgagaaaagaaaacttcTCTGGCACTGGAAACTTCGGTTTTGGTATTCAAGAACACATTGACTTAGGAATTAAATATGACCCTAGCATTGGTATTTATGGCTTGGATTTCTATGTTGTACTTGGACGACCAG GTTTCAATGTAGCTCACAGGAGGAGGAAAACTGGGAAAGTCGGTTTCCAACATAGACTTACCAAAGAAGATGCAATGAAATGGTTTCAACAGAAGTATGACGGTATTATTATAGCTGGGAAgaagtaa
- the LOC122577774 gene encoding 60S ribosomal protein L11 isoform X2 yields the protein MPKRKIDVKKVAAKKVRKEPKDSSKNVMREVRIRKLCLNICVGESGDRLTRAAKVLEQLTGQQPVFSKARYTVRSFGIRRNEKIAVHCTVRGAKAEEILERGLKVREYELRKENFSGTGNFGFGIQEHIDLGIKYDPSIGIYGLDFYVVLGRPGFNVAHRRRKTGKVGFQHRLTKEDAMKWFQQKYDGIIIAGKK from the exons ATGCCTAAAAGGAagatt GATGTAAAAAAAGTGGCAGCAAAAAAAGTGCGGAAGGAGCCAAAGGATTCATCCAAGAATGTGATGCGTGAAGTACGCATTCGTAAACTTTGTTTAAACATCTGTGTCGGTGAATCTGGTGATAGACTCACTCGTGCTGCAAAG gTGTTGGAACAATTAACTGGACAGCAACCTGTTTTTTCTAAAGCAAGATACACTGTGCGTTCATTTGGCATTCGCcgtaatgaaaaaattgcagTACATTGTACAGTACGAGGTGCTAAAGCAGAGGAAATTCTTGAACGTGGATTGAAG gtACGAGAATATgaattgagaaaagaaaacttcTCTGGCACTGGAAACTTCGGTTTTGGTATTCAAGAACACATTGACTTAGGAATTAAATATGACCCTAGCATTGGTATTTATGGCTTGGATTTCTATGTTGTACTTGGACGACCAG GTTTCAATGTAGCTCACAGGAGGAGGAAAACTGGGAAAGTCGGTTTCCAACATAGACTTACCAAAGAAGATGCAATGAAATGGTTTCAACAGAAGTATGACGGTATTATTATAGCTGGGAAgaagtaa